TTAAGAGAAATTTCTTTAGCTGTTGCTAATGGATTCGATATATTTGACTGTGTTTTGCCTACAAGACTAGGAAGACATGGGACCGCATTTTTTAATGATGAAAGATTGAATTTGCGAAATGCCCGATTTAAAAATGACTTTTCTCCGATTGATAAAACTTGTGAATGTGAGACTTGTAAATCCTATTCTCGAGCATATTTGCATCATCTAATAAGAAATGACGAAATATTAGGATTAACCCTCATAAGTTTGCATAATATTGCTCACTTAATAAGATTTACTAATGCAATTTCTACTGCGATTAGAGATAATTGTTTTACAAATGATTTCGCTCCTTGGAAAACATCCTCTATTGCACACCATACATGGTAACGTCTTATCATAATTAATTAAATTATTAAAAAAGGTGCTCACTCTATTTAATACATTCGCTGAATTGCCCGAGGCGTACAAGGCCTTTGCTCCAACTGTTGATGTTCTTCCTCTTATTCCTTTATTTTTCTTTTTATTGGTATTTGTTTGGCAAGCTGCAGTTGGATTTAAATAAAATACTTTTAGTTTAGATTGTTAGTATTAGAAGGGATTTTCAAGTAAAATCGCATCTCCCGAATTATCTACAGCACTCTCTATAAAATCAGCAATTTTTAGAGCTCTTGAGGCTTGCTCACCATCTACCTCAGGAGTTTCTTTACCTTGAACGCATTTAAGAAAATGCTCAAGTTCTGCATAAAGAGGTTCAATGGAGGTTGTACTAACTTCTTCGACATAACCATCATTTCTATAAACTAATTCCCCATGTTCTGCTGTGTATGATTCATGAGACTTTCGATGGATTTGTAAAGAGTGATTTAAGAAATCAGTTTCTACTAGTCCATTTTGGCAGTGAGCACTTAAATTTCTAATTTTTTTATGACTCATTTTGCTGGCAGTTAAGCTTGCAATAACATTATTTTTAAAAACTAAAGTAGCATTAACATAATCTATTAATCCTTCGCTATTTCTTCCTCCAACAGCTGCTAATTTTTGTATTTTTGAGTTTACAAGCTCTAAAATAAGATCAATATCATGAATCATTAAATCCATTACTACCGATACATCATTTGCTCTGTCTGCATGAGGACTATGCCTCCTTGCTTCTAAAACAACAATTTCTTCATTATTAACAATTTTATTTAATTCTCTAAAAGCAGGATTAAATCTTTCAATATGTCCAACTTGTAATAGACAATTACTTTCATTAGCGGCCTCTATTAAGG
The Prochlorococcus marinus XMU1405 genome window above contains:
- a CDS encoding Gfo/Idh/MocA family protein; translated protein: MQPTSSPVKVGVIGIGNMGWHHARVLSLLKDANLIGVADPNEERGKLAIEQFQCEWFKNYKDLIPKVDAICIAVPTLLHHKVGLDCLNGGTNVLIEKPIAANELEAKSLIEAANESNCLLQVGHIERFNPAFRELNKIVNNEEIVVLEARRHSPHADRANDVSVVMDLMIHDIDLILELVNSKIQKLAAVGGRNSEGLIDYVNATLVFKNNVIASLTASKMSHKKIRNLSAHCQNGLVETDFLNHSLQIHRKSHESYTAEHGELVYRNDGYVEEVSTTSIEPLYAELEHFLKCVQGKETPEVDGEQASRALKIADFIESAVDNSGDAILLENPF
- a CDS encoding photosystem II reaction center protein K, whose translation is MLTLFNTFAELPEAYKAFAPTVDVLPLIPLFFFLLVFVWQAAVGFK